The following coding sequences are from one Nicotiana tomentosiformis chromosome 3, ASM39032v3, whole genome shotgun sequence window:
- the LOC138908196 gene encoding ABC transporter B family member 14-like, whose amino-acid sequence MPNPDPFTLITPSVNKVQTSDVDSDTITASLVAKGDILLDNHNIKDLDLKFLRRNIGLVSQEPSLFAGSIKDNIRIGKLDADDEEIERAASLANAHSFIQQLPHQYHTEVGQRGLQLSGGQKQRIAIARAILKNPPILLLDEATSALDTESEKQVQEALDTAMQGRTVILIAHRMSTIVSADIIAVVQNGKVTETGTHHNLLNTSKFYNALFSMQNIGQDCQTRMEATNEKTEFIQKDNAPQDHQQPDEPRELHKEFKQRREKEQKGKKETRIFFRIWFGLNKREIIKTAIGSFAAAFAGISKPVFGFYVITIGVAYYNPDSKEKVARYSAIFTSIGLLSLFAHTLQHYLFGVAGEKAMTNLRRALYTAALRNELAWFEKPENSTGSLTSRIVNETSTVKAIIADRMSVIVQCISSILIATTVSMKVNWRMGLVAWAVKPCHFIGGMVQAKSAKGFSSDSAVAHSELVSLASESTMNIKTVAAFCYETQILEKAKLCLKRPLRKGRTESIKYGIIQGISLCLWNIAHAVALWYTTVLVNKNQASFEDGIRSYQIFSLTVPSITELWTLIPTVLSAIGVLKPVFESLDWCTEIVPDMPDNASTENIKGEIEFQNVKFRYSSRPEVMVLNNFSMQIEAGVKMAIVGPSGAGKSSILALLLRFYDVNEGKVLIDSKDIRGYNLRKLRVQIGLVQQEPLLFSCSIRDNIRYGSEKASEAEIIEVSREANIHEFISNLPNGYDTVLGEKGSQLSGGQKQRIAIARALLKRPAIMLLDEATSALDTESERAVVSALESMKLNNYGGTKVTQITVAHRLSTIINSDTIVVMDKGKLVEKGSHSTLMAELDSVYSRLVRLQSVE is encoded by the exons ATGCCgaacccggaccccttcacattgaTAACTCCGTctgtgaacaaggtccaaacttcTGATGTTGACTCTGACACCATTACTGCTTCTTTAGTAGCCAAAG GTGATATTCTCCTTGACAACCATAACATCAAGGATCTTGACTTAAAGTTTCTGAGGAGAAATATCGGACTAGTTTCCCAGGAGCCATCACTATTTGCGGGCAGCATTAAGGACAACATCAGGATAGGAAAATTGGATGCAGATGACGAGGAGATTGAAAGAGCAGCATCCTTGGCAAATGCGCATTCTTTTATACAACAGCTCCCTCATCAATATCATACAGAG GTAGGACAAAGGGGCCTCCAGTTATCAGGTGGACAGAAACAGAGAATTGCAATAGCAAGAGCAATATTAAAGAACCCTCCAATTCTTCTGCTTGATGAGGCCACCAGTGCACTTGATACAGAATCAGAGAAACAAGTTCAAGAAGCACTCGACACAGCCATGCAAGGAAGAACGGTCATCTTAATTGCACACAGAATGTCAACTATCGTTAGTGCAGATATAATAGCTGTTGTTCAGAATGGAAAAGTAACAGAGACAGGAACCCATCATAACCTATTAAATACCAGTAAATTCTACAATGCCTTGTTTAGCATGCAGAACATTGGCCAAGATTGTCAGACCAG AATGGAAGCTACAAATGAGAAAACTGAATTTATCCAAAAAGACAATGCGCCTCAGGACCATCAGCAGCCTGATGAGCCAAGGGAACTCCATAAAGAGTTTAAACAACGCCGTGAGAAGGAGCAGAAAGGCAAAAAAGAAACACGTATATTCTTCAGAATCTGGTTTGGCTTGAATAAGAGAGAGATCATAAAGACTGCTATTGGCTcttttgcagcagcttttgcaggaATCTCTAAACCTGTTTTTGGATTCTACGTCATTACAATAGGAGTGGCATATTACAATCCTGATTCAAAGGAGAAAGTAGCTCGGTATTCAGCAATATTTACCTCAATAGGACTGCTTTCTTTGTTTGCCCACACTTTGCAACATTACTTATTCGGAGTAGCTGGAGAGAAGGCCATGACAAACCTCAGGCGAGCGCTGTACACCG CCGCACTACGAAATGAATTAGCATGGTTTGAAAAGCCCGAAAACAGTACTGGATCACTTACCTCCAGGATAGTCAATGAAACATCTACAGTCAAAGCGATAATAGCTGATCGCATGTCTGTCATTGTCCAGTGCATCTCCTCTATACTGATAGCAACAACTGTCAGCATGAAAGTTAACTGGAGAATGGGTTTAGTGGCTTGGGCTGTAAAGCCATGCCATTTTATAGGTGGGATGGTTCAAGCAAAGTCAGCTAAAGGTTTCTCTAGCGATAGCGCTGTTGCACACTCAGAACTTGTTTCCCTAGCTTCTGAATCTACAATGAATATAAAGACTGTTGCAGCATTCTGCTACGAAACACAGATACTTGAGAAGGCCAAACTGTGTTTAAAGAGACCATTGAGGAAAGGGAGGACAGAGAGCATCAAGTACGGAATCATACAAGGGATCTCTCTTTGCTTATGGAACATTGCACATGCAGTGGCCTTATGGTACACAACAGTTCTGGTCAACAAGAACCAAGCCAGCTTTGAAGATGGCATAAGGTCATACCAGATATTTTCCCTAACAGTACCCTCAATTACAGAACTATGGACACTCATACCCACTGTTTTATCAGCCATCGGTGTTCTAAAACCTGTGTTCGAGAGCCTTGATTGGTGCACAGAAATTGTACCAGACATGCCAGACAATGCATCAACTGAAAACATCAAAGGGGAAATCGAGTTCCAAAATGTCAAGTTTCGTTATTCGTCAAGGCCAGAAGTAATGGTACTAAACAACTTCAGTATGCAAATTGAAGCTGGAGTTAAGATGGCAATAGTGGGGCCTAGTGGAGCAGGAAAATCTTCAATCTTGGCCCTATTACTTAGATTCTATGATGTGAATGAGGGAAAAGTTCTGATTGATAGCAAGGATATAAGAGGTTACAATCTTAGGAAGTTAAGGGTACAGATTGGACTGGTGCAACAGGAGCCACTTCTGTTTAGCTGCTCAATTAGGGACAATATCCGTTACGGAAGTGAAAAAGCATCTGAAGCTGAGATAATAGAAGTGTCAAGAGAAGCAAACATACATGAGTTTATAAGTAACTTGCCCAATGGATATGATACTGTTCTTGGGGAAAAGGGCTCTCAACTTTCTGGAGGACAAAAACAGCGGATAGCCATAGCGAGGGCGTTACTCAAAAGACCAGCAATAATGCTGTTGGATGAAGCAACAAGTGCCTTAGATACCGAGTCCGAAAGAGCAGTGGTAAGTGCATTGGAATCAATGAAGCTGAACAACTATGGAGGCACAAAAGTGACTCAGATAACAGTAGCACACAGGCTTTCGACAATAATAAATTCAGATACTATAGTTGTTATGGACAAAGGTAAGCTTGTGGAAAAGGGCAGCCACTCAACCCTGATGGCAGAGCTTGACAGTGTGTATTCAAGACTTGTTAGGCTCCAAAGTGTGGAATAA